From the Pseudarthrobacter sp. MM222 genome, one window contains:
- a CDS encoding CarD family transcriptional regulator, with the protein MVFEVGETVVYPHHGAAKIEEIKMRTVKGEEKMYLKLKVAQGDLTIEVPAENVDLVGVRDVVGKEGLEHVFDVLRAEFTEEPTNWSRRYKANLEKLASGDVIKVAEVVRDLWRRDHDRGLSAGEKRMLAKARQILISELALAEKTDEEKAASVLDEVLAS; encoded by the coding sequence ATGGTTTTTGAGGTCGGCGAGACAGTAGTTTACCCTCACCACGGTGCAGCCAAAATTGAAGAAATCAAGATGCGCACTGTCAAGGGCGAAGAGAAGATGTATCTCAAGCTCAAGGTGGCTCAGGGTGATCTGACCATTGAAGTTCCAGCAGAAAACGTTGACCTAGTTGGGGTCCGGGACGTAGTGGGCAAAGAAGGTTTGGAGCACGTGTTTGATGTGCTGCGCGCCGAGTTCACTGAGGAGCCCACCAACTGGTCACGTCGGTACAAGGCAAACCTGGAGAAGCTTGCTTCCGGTGACGTCATCAAGGTTGCAGAGGTCGTCCGCGACCTGTGGCGCCGCGATCACGACCGGGGTCTCTCCGCAGGAGAGAAGCGCATGCTGGCCAAGGCCCGCCAGATTCTGATTTCAGAACTGGCGTTGGCCGAAAAGACGGATGAAGAGAAGGCCGCAAGCGTTCTCGACGAAGTCCTGGCTTCCTAA
- the ispD gene encoding 2-C-methyl-D-erythritol 4-phosphate cytidylyltransferase produces MDTGSTTPATAVIVVAAGSGQRLGYGMPKARVPLGGEPILMHALRGIVASGVAAQVCVALPEGDRALREMCDDFRTELVDGGPLLTLVDGGASRAESVRAAMAVLESGTQAVLVHDAARALTPESVFHRVVDALAAGAKAVIPVMPVVDTVKTVEPTAGDGIAIAPELVTGTAPRETLRSVQTPQGFDLATLRRAHEAAAGFDADQAAAVTDDAMLVELLGVPVHAVRGASQSLKITTPLDLIIAEGLLEGPLGARWVEG; encoded by the coding sequence ATGGATACTGGATCGACGACCCCTGCCACCGCCGTCATCGTCGTTGCGGCCGGCTCCGGGCAGCGCCTCGGCTACGGCATGCCCAAGGCACGCGTTCCGCTTGGCGGCGAGCCCATTCTGATGCATGCCTTGCGGGGGATAGTCGCCTCGGGAGTAGCCGCACAGGTCTGTGTCGCTTTACCCGAAGGCGACAGGGCGCTCCGGGAGATGTGCGATGACTTTCGGACGGAGCTGGTCGACGGCGGCCCACTGCTCACGCTCGTGGACGGCGGAGCCAGCCGGGCCGAATCGGTCCGCGCCGCCATGGCCGTGCTCGAGAGTGGCACCCAGGCTGTCCTGGTGCACGACGCTGCACGCGCGCTGACGCCCGAATCGGTTTTCCACCGTGTGGTTGATGCGCTGGCGGCCGGTGCGAAAGCGGTCATTCCGGTCATGCCGGTGGTGGACACCGTCAAGACGGTGGAGCCGACTGCCGGCGACGGCATTGCCATCGCCCCGGAGCTCGTGACCGGCACGGCACCCCGGGAGACGCTCCGCTCGGTACAGACGCCGCAGGGCTTCGACCTGGCCACGCTCCGCCGCGCCCATGAGGCTGCTGCCGGATTCGACGCCGACCAGGCCGCCGCCGTCACGGACGACGCCATGCTCGTCGAACTTCTGGGCGTTCCCGTCCACGCCGTACGTGGCGCCAGCCAGTCGCTGAAGATCACGACACCCCTGGACCTCATCATTGCCGAGGGTCTCCTCGAAGGCCCCCTTGGCGCCCGCTGGGTGGAAGGCTGA
- the ispF gene encoding 2-C-methyl-D-erythritol 2,4-cyclodiphosphate synthase, whose translation MTATPNHVPPNAALPVIPRTGIGVDVHAYASEDAPQPLWLGGLFWEGERGLSGHSDGDPVAHAAADALFSACGVGDLGTHFGTDRPEYAGASGVTLLAAAARIVRAEGFEIGNIAVQFVANRPKFGPRREESQRVLSAAAAAPVSVTATTSDGLGFTGRGEGISAIATALVYRSGQAGPAPVA comes from the coding sequence ATGACGGCGACCCCGAACCACGTGCCCCCGAACGCGGCCCTCCCGGTCATACCGCGGACCGGAATCGGCGTCGATGTCCACGCTTACGCCTCTGAAGACGCCCCTCAACCGCTCTGGCTCGGAGGCCTTTTCTGGGAAGGGGAACGCGGCCTGTCCGGCCATTCGGACGGCGATCCGGTGGCGCACGCCGCGGCCGACGCCCTCTTTTCCGCCTGCGGAGTGGGGGACCTGGGTACACACTTCGGCACCGACCGGCCCGAATACGCCGGTGCGTCCGGAGTGACCCTTCTCGCAGCCGCGGCGCGGATCGTTCGCGCCGAAGGGTTCGAAATCGGCAACATCGCCGTGCAGTTTGTCGCCAACCGGCCGAAATTCGGTCCCCGGCGCGAGGAATCGCAGCGCGTCCTCAGTGCGGCGGCGGCGGCTCCGGTGAGCGTCACGGCCACCACCAGCGACGGGCTCGGCTTCACGGGCCGAGGTGAGGGGATTTCGGCCATCGCCACCGCCCTCGTCTACCGTTCCGGCCAGGCCGGACCGGCCCCGGTCGCCTAG
- the cysS gene encoding cysteine--tRNA ligase: MTLRFYDTASAEVRNFVPLVPGKVSLYYCGATVQGMPHVGHIRSAIAFDQLTRWLQYRGFRVTVVRNVTDIDDKILAKSMASFGPEFEDEPGAVREEEWWALAYRYEQEFLKAYDTLGVSRPTYEPRATGHIPEMHALIQQLIDRGHAYPAPDGSGDVYFDVRSWSKYGSLTRQKVDDMQGAPDADPRGKKDPRDFALWKGHKDGEPTTASWASPWGAGRPGWHLECSAMVTKYLGTEFDIHGGGLDLRFPHHENEMAQSQAAGHPFANFWMHNGMVTYAGEKMSKSIGNTVSPSEMLAVASPRVVRYYLGQAQYRSILDYQPTSLQEAAAAMERIDGFLSRASRTLAGVDGAGPASDNDGTVPDAFAAAMDDDLNVPQALAVLHDTVRAGNTALTAGELDDARRALHSATDMLRVLGLNDTAAPAVDEQSNTALGVLVEAQLAARAQARAGKDWAASDAIRDTLAAAGVVVEDGADGASWSLKRS; this comes from the coding sequence GTGACCCTGCGCTTTTACGACACTGCATCCGCCGAAGTCCGGAACTTCGTCCCCCTGGTTCCGGGCAAAGTGAGCCTCTACTACTGCGGCGCCACGGTGCAGGGCATGCCGCACGTGGGGCACATCCGCTCCGCCATCGCCTTCGACCAGCTCACCCGCTGGCTGCAGTACCGGGGCTTCCGCGTGACAGTGGTCCGCAACGTGACCGACATCGACGACAAGATCCTGGCCAAGTCCATGGCCTCCTTCGGTCCGGAGTTCGAGGACGAGCCCGGTGCGGTCCGGGAGGAGGAATGGTGGGCGTTGGCCTACCGGTATGAGCAGGAGTTCCTCAAGGCCTACGACACCCTCGGGGTCTCCCGGCCCACGTACGAACCCCGCGCCACCGGCCACATCCCGGAGATGCACGCCCTGATTCAACAGCTGATCGACCGGGGCCACGCCTACCCCGCGCCGGACGGCTCCGGCGACGTCTACTTCGACGTCCGCTCCTGGAGCAAGTACGGCTCGCTGACGCGGCAGAAGGTGGACGACATGCAGGGCGCCCCGGACGCTGACCCCCGCGGTAAAAAGGATCCGCGCGACTTCGCGCTCTGGAAGGGCCACAAGGACGGGGAGCCGACGACGGCGAGTTGGGCGTCGCCCTGGGGCGCCGGCCGGCCGGGCTGGCATCTGGAATGCTCGGCGATGGTCACCAAATACCTCGGCACGGAGTTCGACATCCACGGCGGCGGCCTCGATCTGCGCTTTCCGCACCATGAAAACGAGATGGCGCAGTCGCAGGCAGCCGGGCACCCGTTTGCCAACTTCTGGATGCACAACGGCATGGTCACTTACGCCGGGGAGAAAATGTCCAAGTCGATCGGCAACACGGTCAGCCCGTCCGAAATGCTGGCGGTGGCGTCGCCTCGGGTGGTCCGCTACTACCTGGGACAGGCCCAGTACCGCTCGATCCTCGACTACCAGCCCACCTCCTTGCAGGAGGCCGCCGCCGCCATGGAGCGGATTGATGGCTTCCTCAGCCGCGCGAGCCGGACCCTTGCCGGAGTGGACGGTGCAGGCCCGGCGTCGGACAACGACGGCACCGTCCCCGATGCTTTCGCGGCGGCCATGGATGATGACCTCAACGTCCCGCAGGCACTGGCGGTGCTGCACGACACCGTCCGCGCCGGCAACACAGCACTCACCGCCGGCGAACTCGACGACGCCCGCAGGGCGCTGCACAGCGCGACCGACATGCTGCGTGTCCTTGGTCTCAACGACACCGCGGCCCCGGCAGTGGACGAACAAAGCAACACCGCCCTCGGCGTTCTCGTCGAGGCGCAGCTCGCGGCGAGGGCGCAGGCCCGGGCCGGCAAGGACTGGGCAGCCTCGGACGCCATCCGCGACACCCTCGCGGCGGCCGGCGTCGTCGTCGAGGACGGTGCCGACGGCGCAAGCTGGAGCCTTAAGCGCAGCTGA
- the rlmB gene encoding 23S rRNA (guanosine(2251)-2'-O)-methyltransferase RlmB — protein sequence MANNGRRSVKLKKGPTVGTGGHGRKALEGKGPTPKAEDRPYHKAHKNKQLAERSAAKRPGAPRNAGARSGPKGRATEEVVTGRNSVVEALRAGIPAKALHVAIRIEMDDRVKESLKLAAERGIPLLETGKPELDRMTDDAIHQGLVLQIPPYEYQDAYELAEETLASWKKGHVANAPLFVALDGITDPRNLGAIIRSVSAFSGHGVVVPERRSVGVTASAWKTSAGAAVRVPVARAANLNNTLKAFKNMGIYVLGLDGDGDVSLPDLSLATEPVCIVVGSEGKGLSRLVRENCDQIVSIPIDSAMESLNASMAVGISLYEISRQRSAK from the coding sequence ATGGCCAACAACGGTCGCCGGTCGGTCAAATTGAAGAAGGGCCCCACCGTCGGAACCGGCGGTCATGGCCGCAAGGCTCTTGAGGGCAAGGGCCCCACGCCCAAGGCGGAGGACCGCCCGTACCACAAGGCCCACAAGAACAAGCAGCTCGCGGAACGCTCTGCGGCCAAACGGCCGGGTGCCCCGCGTAACGCCGGCGCCCGCTCGGGCCCCAAGGGCCGCGCCACCGAGGAAGTCGTCACCGGACGTAACTCCGTGGTCGAAGCACTGCGCGCTGGCATTCCTGCCAAAGCGCTCCACGTTGCCATCCGCATCGAGATGGATGACCGGGTCAAGGAATCCCTCAAGCTGGCCGCCGAACGCGGTATCCCGCTCCTGGAAACCGGCAAGCCGGAGCTGGACCGGATGACCGACGACGCCATCCACCAGGGCCTCGTGCTGCAGATCCCGCCGTACGAGTACCAGGACGCGTACGAGCTCGCCGAGGAAACCCTCGCGAGCTGGAAGAAGGGCCACGTCGCCAACGCACCGCTCTTCGTCGCGCTGGACGGCATCACCGATCCGCGCAACCTCGGCGCCATCATCCGCTCGGTTTCTGCCTTCAGCGGCCACGGCGTCGTTGTCCCGGAACGCCGCTCCGTCGGCGTTACCGCTTCGGCCTGGAAGACCAGCGCGGGAGCCGCCGTGCGCGTCCCCGTCGCACGCGCCGCCAACCTGAACAACACGCTCAAGGCGTTCAAGAACATGGGCATCTACGTTCTGGGGCTCGACGGCGACGGCGACGTCTCACTGCCGGACCTGTCCCTGGCCACTGAGCCGGTCTGCATCGTCGTCGGTTCCGAGGGCAAGGGCCTGAGCCGCCTGGTCCGCGAAAACTGCGACCAGATCGTCTCCATCCCGATCGACTCCGCGATGGAGTCGCTCAACGCCTCCATGGCCGTCGGCATCTCCCTCTACGAGATCTCCCGGCAGCGCTCCGCCAAGTAG